The following coding sequences are from one Lolium rigidum isolate FL_2022 chromosome 6, APGP_CSIRO_Lrig_0.1, whole genome shotgun sequence window:
- the LOC124663351 gene encoding uncharacterized protein LOC124663351 has product MAYSVNTNILFVLSALLLFVTTQATPVDPLLPTCKTVGGGTPDIGIQFCMDAFHSDPRSAHGGTDQELGIVAVDLLTANATSTKAKIDGLLVGKTEGATTQCLRSCQALYGGILQGQPGCAAAAKAGKFREADKSLGKSAAAAKECEDGFSKKNFASPLTVENGNAFRLANLAAALLF; this is encoded by the coding sequence ATGGCCTACTCCGTCAATACCAACATCTTGTTCGTTCTCTCTGCTCTCCTCCTCTTTGTGACCACTCAGGCCACCCCCGTTGACCCTCTGCTCCCTACATGCAAGACCGTAGGCGGCGGCACCCCGGACATTGGCATCCAGTTCTGCATGGACGCCTTCCACTCCGATCCCCGGAGCGCACATGGTGGAACTGACCAAGAGCTCGGCATCGTCGCAGTCGACCTCCTCACGGCCAACGCCACCAGCACCAAGGCCAAGATCGATGGCCTTCTCGTCGGCAAGACGGAGGGCGCCACCACACAGTGCCTCAGATCGTGCCAAGCACTTTATGGTGGCATATTGCAGGGGCAGCCTGGCTGCGCCGCCGCGGCCAAGGCCGGGAAGTTCCGCGAGGCGGACAAGTCCCTTGGGAAATCGGCAGCCGCAGCCAAGGAGTGTGAGGATGGCTTCAGCAAGAAAAACTTCGCGTCGCCGTTGACGGTGGAGAACGGCAATGCATTCCGGCTCGCGAACCTCGCTGCCGCCTTACTCTTCTAG